A single window of Amyelois transitella isolate CPQ chromosome 17, ilAmyTran1.1, whole genome shotgun sequence DNA harbors:
- the LOC106143336 gene encoding uncharacterized protein LOC106143336, whose translation MPKYYRFRATTPTRKPRRCRDKEKEKEVQKIKFDAERNWLDVTLACTPAPSWYLRRTSWRECPPLMGLPRELAAELRASVQLSNRPIFVFKIPSTALSQDMMHAM comes from the exons ATGCCGAAGTACTACAGGTTCAGGGCGACCACGCCCACCAGGAAACCACGACGGTGCAGGGACAAGGAGAAAGAGAAGGAAGTACAGAA AATTAAATTTGATGCCGAGAGAAACTGGCTGGATGTAACGCTGGCATGCACCCCTGCCCCGTCTTGGTACCTACGGCGTACTTCATGGCGGGAGTGCCCCCCACTCATGGGGCTCCCCCGGGAACTGGCAGCAGAACTGAGGGCCTCCGTACAACTCAGCAACCGACCAATCTTCGTCTTCAAAATCCCATCAACAGCGCTCTCTCAGGACATGATGCATGCTATGTGA
- the LOC106143435 gene encoding beta-1,4-N-acetylgalactosaminyltransferase bre-4 yields the protein MGATSNGGGGRVARALRLLLLAVLALAAVEYLFGSILDASPLRTYLYTPAYNATQPTVRITEKSVTWPKKLPSTTVNQTENPINYLAPNGTVKSNFKDVTVNSSVANITAQNMTRANASESVPPLIGRLMGNIINFVTEVSEKKQKEPVLPLCEIPLDLGPISVNKTEMELEMVEKKYPEVHWGGRYSPPNCTARHKVAIIVPFRDRKQHLAIFLNHMHPFLMRQQIEYGIFIIEQEGNSEFNRAKLMNVGYAESQKQKAGGWQCFIFHDIDLLPLDLRNMYSCPRQPRHMSASIDKLNFQLPYEDIFGGVSAMTKEQFWAVNGFSNKYWGWGGEDDDMSYRIKKMGYHVARYKMSIARYAMLDHKKSPPNPKRYQLLSQTYKMFHTDGLSTLQYEVVQITHNHLYTHVLVNIDERS from the exons ATGGGAGCGACGTCGAACGGGGGCGGCGGGCGGGTTGCGCGTGCGCTGCGCCTGCTTTTGTTGGCGGTGCTGGCGCTGGCGGCCGTGGAGTACCTCTTCGGCTCCATTCTAGACGCCTCGCCCCTCCGCACTTACCTGTACACGCCGGCTTATAACGCTACGCAGCCCACTGTTAG aatAACAGAGAAATCAGTTACCTGGCCTAAAAAGCTGCCTTCCACGACAGTGAATCAAACTGAAAACCCCATAAATTATTTAGCCCCAAACGGAACTGTGAAATCGAATTTCAAAGACGTAACAGTAAACAGTAGTGTTGCCAACATTACAGCGCAAAATATGACGCGAGCTAATGCGAGTGAAAGCGTGCCACCGTTGATCGGTCGGTTAATgggaaatattattaattttgtaacagAAGTCAGCGAGAAGAAACAAAAGGAACCTGTGTTACCACTATGTGAAATTCCGTTAGATTTAG GTCCAATTTCGGTAAATAAAACGGAAATGGAATTGGAAATGGTAGAGAAGAAGTACCCGGAGGTTCACTGGGGCGGGAGATATTCCCCGCCAAACTGCACAGCGAGACACAAAGTTGCTATTATTGTGCCATTCAG aGATCGCAAGCAACACTtagctatatttttaaatcatatgcATCCCTTCTTGATGCGGCAACAAATAGAATATggaatttttataatagaacaAGAAG GCAATAGTGAATTCAACCGAGCCAAACTAATGAACGTGGGTTACGCGGAGAGTCAAAAGCAGAAGGCCGGGGGCTGGCAATGTTTTATCTTCCACGACATAGACCTGCTGCCGCTGGACCTGAGGAACATGTACTCGTGTCCGCGACAGCCGAGACACATGTCCGCCTCCATAGACAAGCTTAACTTTCA GCTGCCCTACGAAGATATTTTCGGAGGAGTATCAGCGATGACCAAGGAGCAGTTTTGGGCCGTCAACGGATTCTCTAACAAGTACTGGGGTTGGGGTGGAGAGGATGATGATATGTCATATAG gATTAAGAAAATGGGCTATCACGTGGCAAGATATAAAATGTCTATTGCACGGTACGCCATGTTGGATCACAAGAAATCACCGCCAAATCCAAAAAG ataccAGCTGTTGTCTCAAACGTACAAAATGTTCCACACTGACGGCCTATCGACCCTTCAGTACGAGGTGGTGCAAATAACGCACAACCACCTTTACACTCATGTGCTAGTGAATATAGACGAGCGTAGCTGA